The DNA sequence GGTGACTCCAACGCCCATTGACCATTGGATTTCACGGCATAGCCCAATCTGCTGGTGCCGCCCATATTTTCGAGATAGGCGATATGGACATTCCCTGTATCATCTACAAAAATGGAGGAAATGTAGCCACTGATACCTGTATTCGGAACGGGTTCAGACTGCCATTCCCCTCCGACAGGTTTAGTACCATACCACACTTCCTGAAGCGAAGGCTCCCAATAGGAAATATGGAGGTTCCCCGTAGCATCAATAAATAGGTCCGCCTGCAATCCTCTTTCATCTGAATCATTGAGAATATTGGCGTAGGACCAATCGAGTTGTTGAGCGTAGAGGATTTCACATCCAAACCATGGAGTGGCGATCAGCAGAATAAGGGTTGAGAGGATTCTGGGTATATTCATGTCAATACTTGAAGTCTTTGAGCCTGAGTTTAATCCGAGTTTGCTGATTCCAAGTGTCGAAAAAAGGCTGAAAAGCGATATCGAATTGTTGCTGAGGAATTTTCGCGAGCTTGTCAGCCATATTGAATCCAATGGCCTCGAAGGACGTGCCCGACTGTTCCAGCAAAAATTTCACATGTTTTTCTTTCAGAATTTTTTGCTGCAAGATGTTCACCCCCTTGGCAGCAAAAACGGGTCGTCTATTTCTGGGGCCGAAAGGTTCCATGCGATCCAATAACCGGACAAACTTATCGTGAATATCCGAAAATAGAATGTCTTGGTCGATATACAGATCGGGAGAAAGTTGGTCAGGTGTAATGGATTGGGCAACAACCGATTCAAATTGATTTTTGAATGCCTGAAAATGCTCAGGACGTATTTTGAGCCCTGCCGCATGCTTGTGTCCTCCCCATTGCTCAATGTAGGATTCACAGTTTCCCAAGGCATCGAACAAATCAAATCCGGGTACAGATCTCGCTGAACCTACCAATAGTCCATCCGCATCTGCAAATAATATGGTAGGCCGAAAATGCTGTTCAATCAATTTGGAGGCAACAATCCCCAAAACGCCTCGATGCCATGATTGGTGGTACAAAACCGTAGATTTTGGATTAGGGAGGCTTCTGTCTTGGGAAATCATAGATAAAGCCTGCTGTGTAATCCTTTGATCAAGCTCCTTACGAGATTGGTTGACTTGCTCCAATTCATTGGCAATCGTCAATACTCCCGGATATTGGCCCATCAATAGTTCAACAGCATCTTTGGCATGATGCAATCTTCCAATCGCATTAATTTTGGGACCTATTCCAAATACCAAATCTGAAATGATCCAATTTCCTTTTTTGGGCGCCTGATCTTTCAAGGCCTGAATGCCCGGCAAGGCATGGTCATTGAGCTTTTTGAGGCCCCAGTGAGCGAGTAAGCGGTTTTCACCCGTCATGGGCACCAAGTCGCAAGCAATGCTCAAAGCCACCAAATCACCGTATTTGTCCAAAGGATCGAATTCAGGTATGTTCTTGAGGAAACCTGATTTGGACATGCGGCTAACCAGAGCCATCATGAACTTCAGTCCAATTCCACATCCTGACAAATATTTGTATGGATATTGGCAATCGGATTGGGTGGGATTGAGGATGGCCAAGGCATCTGGCAATTCAGGGCCTGGAATATGGTGATCACAGATCAAAAGGTCCATTCCAAGCGACTGGGCCAACTTGGTAGGCTCGATTGCACGTATTCCACAATCGAGTGCCACCATCAATGTGGCACCTTGCTCTTTGGCCCAACGGACTCCTTGCATCGAGATCCCGTATCCCTCGACATATCGGTCGGGGATGTAGGTGAGGTATTTGGCCCCAAGTTCTTTCAGTACGCTCGCTACCAGGGCGACAGAAGTGGTACCGTCTACGTCATAATCCCCGTAGATCACCACTATTTCTTGATGATTGATGGCCTTTACGAGACGATTGACGGCCTTTTCCATCCCCTTCATCAAAAAGGGATCGTGAAGCAGGGACCGTTGAGGAGCAAAAAATTCCTTGGCCTCATCGAGGGTCTTGATCCCGCGCTGGACCAAGATATGAGCGAGGGGTAGCGGAAAAGGGGATTGGCTTGCAAGGGCATCAGCCAATTGCTGGGCAAGTACTGGTTCGCCCGATTGGAGAAATTTCCAGTTCATGGTGTTTCAGATTGCCCCATCGAGAAAACGGCATATTTTGGTAATATGCACTTTAATCTTGAGACCATTGGTCAAATTGTTGGAATAGTTCTGTATTTCGTGTCATGCCATGTTCACTGACTTTGAAAACATGCGGTTTTTGACTTTTTGGAAGTATTTAGGGCTCCTTTGGAT is a window from the Pontibacter sp. G13 genome containing:
- the recJ gene encoding single-stranded-DNA-specific exonuclease RecJ; this translates as MNWKFLQSGEPVLAQQLADALASQSPFPLPLAHILVQRGIKTLDEAKEFFAPQRSLLHDPFLMKGMEKAVNRLVKAINHQEIVVIYGDYDVDGTTSVALVASVLKELGAKYLTYIPDRYVEGYGISMQGVRWAKEQGATLMVALDCGIRAIEPTKLAQSLGMDLLICDHHIPGPELPDALAILNPTQSDCQYPYKYLSGCGIGLKFMMALVSRMSKSGFLKNIPEFDPLDKYGDLVALSIACDLVPMTGENRLLAHWGLKKLNDHALPGIQALKDQAPKKGNWIISDLVFGIGPKINAIGRLHHAKDAVELLMGQYPGVLTIANELEQVNQSRKELDQRITQQALSMISQDRSLPNPKSTVLYHQSWHRGVLGIVASKLIEQHFRPTILFADADGLLVGSARSVPGFDLFDALGNCESYIEQWGGHKHAAGLKIRPEHFQAFKNQFESVVAQSITPDQLSPDLYIDQDILFSDIHDKFVRLLDRMEPFGPRNRRPVFAAKGVNILQQKILKEKHVKFLLEQSGTSFEAIGFNMADKLAKIPQQQFDIAFQPFFDTWNQQTRIKLRLKDFKY